CTGGATGGTTTGATTCCCCTCGGTCCTGATTTCATTCAAGCCGCGCAATCGACGCTTTCAGGATTAAGTCCCTCGCGCTTAGAGCAAAATTCTACTTTCCAACAAATCAGCAGCTTCATTCCGGGAGAGAGTTCTGAAGGGAAGCTGAACTTTATTGGGGAAAGCTTCGATGCGGTGAAAGGTTGGATGGGGGGTGTGGTTGCAGCCAAAGGATTGACTCCCCAAAAGGTGGTTAATCACCTGCAAGGATTTGTGGAAATTGCAGATGATAAGTTGGATTATCTGGCTGCATTTTTAGACACGTCAACAAATTACTACGAACATACGGGTACTCAAACCGTCGCCCGTCGTTTAATCGAACGAGCAGCGGCTGAAATTTGATCAATAAATTCCCCGTTCAATCTATAAAAAGTAGACGGCGAATGAGTAGACGGCGAATGTAATTCACGTCTACACAAACAAAGTCCGCCTGCGCGGACTTTTAAGACAAATTATTAGTTAATTTCCCCCAACTCCCCTCATTCCCCTTATAGATCCCCCTTCCGTCCCCCTTCAAAAGGGGGAGACCAGATGTTGCTTCGCTTTCTTTTTGTTATGCGGGGAGGACAGAGGATTTCACTTTTTTTTCACGGCGGAGGATAGCGGATGCTTCGCTTTTATAGCACGGAAGGGGGAGAATTCAAAGCCTTCTCAAGAGCAGGAGAGAGGTTTGGAGAGAGGTTTTCCAGATCCTGACCAAAAGTAAGGTTATCCAGTCTGAATGCAATTGCTTTTATAGCAATCGTCGTTACACAAAACTAAAGTAACTATCATTTAAACTCAGACTGCTTTCACCTTGTACAATACCAATCAATTCATCTTGACCTGATGGTGTAGAAGACTGGAGGAAAACGCCAATTCCTGATGGTAAACTGGGGGAAACAGTGGCGAGTTGATAGTCAGCCGCACTGCCATGAAGTTCGATGATATCTTGGTTGATATCAAAATCAGTAATTAGGGCGTAATCGGTAGAACCATCGGTTGTTCCGTCAGCATCATCGTAATAAGCGCTGAATACATCTCCAAGTTGGAACACATCCGCACCAAAGCCACCGATAAGACTATCCACTTCCCCTAAACCGGGATTTGCCAGATTGAGTTCAACACCGATTAACAGATCATCGCCGCGATCGCCATAGATAATATCATTCCCTGTACCGCCGAAGAGATAGTCATCGCCGCGATCGCCAAATAGCATATCATTTCCGGCTTCACCAAACAGGTTATCATCGCCGCGATCGCCAAACAGGGTATCATCGCCGTCACCGCCTACTAAATCATCATCATCGCGCAAGCCAGAGAGAATATCATCACCGGGAGTGCCAAATAGGGTATCATCGTCATCGGTACCAATGAGTTCAGTATCGGAAATTAGCACATTGTCATAATCCACAAATAGACCATTATTGGAATTATTGGTTTCATCAGTTTCAGGAAGTGTTCCGTCTTGATCAATGATCATACCAATGTAGTAAATTCCATCACCATTCCAGGTAGAATCATTAATTCCTGGCAAAGTTAACCCCGTAGTATAAGCACCAATGCTGTTACCCGCTAAACCATTAATTGTTGTACTACCGAGGAATTGATCCGCCGTGTCGATAGTATTATCGGTAGAAACGTAGAAAGAAACATCAAACGCTCCGGCGGCAAACAGTTCCAGGTTTTGCACTTCAAAATTGACATCGAAGTTATCACCAGCGGCTAAGGGTTCCTGCACTAAGTTGAAGTCTACGCCAACTAAATCCGCCAGTTTGGTGTTATTGATGACCACATTATCCTTATCCAACATCAAGCCAACATTGGCATTATCGGTTTCAATGGTTTCCGTGATATCATCACCGGAATCAACCATCATGCCGATATAGTAGCTGCCATCTCCACTCCAGAACGCATCATTAGCTTCAGGGAGAATAAAGTTGCTCGTAAATGTACCACTGCTATTGGCAGCCAAGCCAGTGAAACTGATTGTATCCAGCAGTAAATCTGAGTTGCTAATATTACTATCACTGGACAAATATAAGGATACATCAAATACACCAGCCGCTGCTGCACCACTATTTTCAATCATCAAGTCAATGTCGAAACTATCACCAGCATTGAGCGGTTCTGGGGTGACATTGAAATTCAGTCCAGACAGGTTGGCGATTTGGGTATTATTGATGGCTACATCATCGTAATCGAACAAAAAGCCGACATTTGAGTTATTGGTTTCATTCACTTCCGTAACATCTAACCCAGAATCAACCTTCATACCGATGTAATAGGTATCATCGCCATATAAATTCCAGAAGGAATGATTAACTCCGGGCAAGTTGAGGCTGGTGGTAAAGGAACCCGTACTGTTCCCGGCTAACCCATTAATTGTGGTACTACCTAACAAATAATCCGTGGTGCTAATTGTGTTATTACTGGAAAGATAGAAGGAAACATCAAAAGCACCCGCGCTACTCCCTGTATTGGTGATATCAAAATCAATGTCAAAACTATCACCCGCATCCAGGGGTTCTGGATTAACATCAAAATCCGACCCGGATAAGTCAGCTAATTGGGTATTATTGATGACTACATCATCGTAATCGAATAAAAAGCCAACATTTGAGTTATTGGTTTCATTGACTTCCGTAACATCTGACCCCGAATCAACTTCCATCCCGATATAGTATGTACCATCTCCATTCCAGAAGGAATGATTAACTCCGGGCAAGTTTAAGCTAGTGATAAAGGAACCTGTACTGTTCCCAGCTAACCCATTAATCGTGGCACTACCTAATAAATGATCCGTGGTGCTAATTGTGTTATTACTGGAAAGATAGAAGGAAACATCAAAAGCACCCGCGCTACTCCCTGTATTGGTGATATCAAAATCAATGTCAAAACTATCACCCGCATCCAGGGGTTCGGGGGCGACATCAAAATATAGCCCTGACAAATCAGCTAATTGGGTATTATTGATGACTACATCATCGTAATCGAATAAAAAGCCAACATTGGAGTTATTGGTTTCATTCACTTCCGTAACATCTAACCCAGAATCAACTTCCATCCCGATATAGTATGTACCATCTCCATTCCAGAAGGAATGATTAACTCCGGGCAAGTTTAAGCTAGTGATAAAGGAACCTGTACTGTTCCCAGCTAACCCATTAATCGTGGCACTACCTAATAAATGATCCGTGGTGCTAATTGTGTTATTACTGGAAAGATAGAAGGAAACATCAAACGCACCAGCGCTACTCCCCGTATTGGTAATGTCAAAATCAATGTCAAAACTATCACCCGCATCCAGGGGTTCGGGTGCGACATCAAAATATAGCCCTGACAAATCAGCTAATTGGGTATTATTGATGACTACATCATCGTAATCGAATAAAAAGCCAACATTTGAGTTATTGGTTTCATTCACTTCCGTAACATCTAACCCAGAATCAACCTTCATACCGATGTAATAGGTATCATCGCCATATAAATCCCAGAAGGAATGATTAACACTGGGTAAGCTTAGGCTGGTGACAAAAGAACTTGTGCTGTTCCCAGCTAAACCATTAATCGTGGTACTACCTAATAAATGATCCGTGGTGCTAATTGTGTTATTACTGGAAAGATAGAAAGAAACATCAAAAGCACCCGCGCTACTTCCCGTGTTAGTAATGTCAAAATCAATGTCGAAACTATCACCTGCATCGAGAGGTTCTGAGGTGACATCAAAATACACCCCGGATAAGTCAGCTAATTGGGTATTATTGATGGCTACATCATCATAATCGAACAAAAAGCCGACATTTGAGTTATTGGTTTCATTCGTTTCGGTAACATCTGCACCCGAATCAACCCGCATCCCGATGTAATAGCTATCATCTCCATATAAATCCCAGAAGGAATGATTAACTCCGGGCAAGTTTAAGCTAGTGGTAAAGGAACCCGTACTGTTCCCAGCTAAACCATTAATCGTGGCACTACCTAACAAATGATCAACAGTGCTAATCGTGTTATTACTGGAAAGATAGAAAGAAACATCAAAAGCACCAGCACTGCCACCTGTGTTAGTAATGTCAAAATCAATGTTGAAACTATCACCTGCATCCAGAGGTTCTGGATTAACATTAAAGTCCGATCCTGACAAATCAGCTAATTGAGTATTGTTGATGACCACATCATCATAATCGAACAAAAAGCCGACATTTGAGTTATTGGTTTCATTCGTTTCGGTAACATCTGCACCCGAATCAACCCGCATCCCGATGTAATAGCTATCATCTCCATATAAATCCCAGAAGGAATGATTAACTCCGGGCAAGTTTAAGCTAGTGGTAAAGGAACCTGTGCTGTTCCCGGCTAACCCATTAATTGTGGCACTACCTAACAAATGATCAACAGTGCTAATCGTGTTATTGCTGGAAAGGTAGAAGGAAACATCAAAAGCACCCGCGCTACTCCCTGTATTGGTAATGTCAAAATCAATGTCAAAACTATCACCGGCATCCAGAGGTTCTGAGGTGACATCAAAATCCGACCCGGATAAGTCAGCTAATTGGGTATTATTGATGACTACATCATCATAATCGAACAAAAAGCCGACATTTGAGTTATTATTTTCATTCGTTTCGGTAACATCTGCTCCCGAATCCACCAGCATCCCGATGTAGTATGTGCCATCTCCATTCCAGAAGGAATGATTAACATCAGGTAAGTTTAAGCTAGTGATAAAGGAGCCTGTACTGTTTCCAGCTAACCCATTAATTGTGGTACTGTCTAATAAATGATCCGTGGTGCTAATCGTGTTATCACTGGAGAGATAGAAAGACACATCAAAAGCACCCGCGCTACTCCCCGTGTTGGTAATGTCAAAATCAATGTCAAAACTATCACCCGCATCCAGGGATTGTGGAGTAATATCAAAATCTGAACCGGATAAGTCAGCTAATTGAGTATTATTGATGACTACATCATCATAGTCGAACAAAAAGCCGAAATTAGAATTATTGGTTTCATTGACTTCCGTAACATCTGCTCCCGAATCCACCAGCATCCCGATATAGTATGTACCATCTCCATTCCAGAAGGAATGATTAACACCAGGTAAGTTTAAGCTAGTGGTAAACGAGCCTGTACTGTTCCCAGCTAACCCATTAATCGTGCCACTATATAACAGATGATCCATGGTGCTGATGTAGTTATTACTGGAAAGGTAGAAGGAAACATCAAAAGCACCCGCGCTACTCCCTGTATTGGTAATGTCAAAATCAATGTCGAAACTATCACCCGCATCCAGGGATTGTGGAGTGATATCAAAATCTGAACCGGATAAGTCAGCTAATTGAGTATTATTGATGGCTACATAATCGTAGTCGAACAAAAAGCCGACATTTGAGTTATTGGTTTCATAGACTTCCGTAACATCTGAACCAGAATCAACCGTCATCCCGATGTAGTATGTGCCATTTCCATTCCAGAAGGAATGATTAACACTGGGCAAGTTTAAGCTAGTGGTAAAGGAGCGTGTACTGTTCCCAGCTAACCCATTAATCGTGGTACTACCTAACAGATGATCTACAGTGCTGATGTAGTTATTACTGGAAAGGTAGAAGGAAACATCAAAAGCACCCGCGCTACTCCCCGTATTGGTAATGTCAAAATCAATATTGAAACTATCACCCGCATCGAGGGCTTGTGGAGTGACATTAAAGCCCCACCCCCACAAATCAGCTAAATTGATAACCCAACCTAAATCCTCAAAGATTCCTAATGTTACCGCACCCGGATCATGGTGCGCCTCTCCTGTACTAATTTGAGGTGTCATCAAAGCATTAGAATTTCCACTTTCATAAATCGCTTCATCCAAGTGGGCATAGCTAGAACCAGAGTCCCATGTACTCGGAGCGTACAGCTTAGGATTCGTGCCACCATTGGCAGCAACCGCATTACTCCCATTAAAGAACAGGTTATCACTGGTGAGTTGAGCGCCTAGAGCAACAGAGTTATTCGGAAATGTATCGATAAGTTTTTGACCCGAACCATTCACCGTAAAGTGATCGTAAATTAAGGGTTGGCTCCACCAACTCCCTTGTTCAGTGTTGGAGTCATAATCCATGCTACCCAGAAACCCCAAGCCATGACCTAACTCATGCAAGACAACAGAAACAAAATCAGTCTTTCCTGCTGGTGTATTGCCATCGGTGCCAAAATACCAGTTCGATTTATTGCTATTGAAATTAGCATTAATATCATGGGCAGTGGTATCTAAATCGAAGCCAGCCAGACTATTGGCGAGGGCGATGGGATACCAGGTATCGGCGTAGGCAGCATTGGTAAAGTTGCTGTAATAATCATTTGCTCCAGCAGAACCAAGAGTACCTGTCCCTAAAGGAATCCAATTGGCTTCAACTTCAATCGGCACTGGCGAAACAATCAGGTTTTCCCAGATATCAACCGCGTATTCAAATGCCGCTTGAGCTTGGGTGGAAAAACCGTTATAGTTAACGTTGATTGTAGAGGTTGGAGTCTGAGCGGCTAACAGATTTGGCGTTGTCGTTGATTCTGCCTGTTGAGTCCTGTTGTCAGTGAATTCTAAGCTTGTCTGCCTACCTGAAACGATGTTGGCTTGAGGTGTCTGAGCAAAATTCTCAGTTGCTGTACCTGAACTATCCGTGTCAATAGATAAATTATCAGCTTCTGCTACACCAAAGAAATTACCAAACATCAGAGCTAATTCGGTGGAGGTGGAGAAGGATTTGTCGTGAGATGCCATAAGAGTCTCTCCTCTGTAGTGAAAATTGTGTGCAGATGTCAGATTTTGACCTCTCTGCCCTCTTGTGTCTCTCAGGAGTTGACCCTTATGCAGTTTTTTGTATGAAAATTTACCTTTTACAAAAGTTTATTTTTTATTGACAAATTGACATTAAACAGCTAAAAATAATCCCCTATCTGTCAGTCGCGGTAACGTTTCAACCCAGTGAATAGAATAAACGCGATCGCGAATCCCCCAGCGACTCCGGAAATCATCAGGGTATCCGTATGACGCACCGCGATCGCACCATAAGCCCAAGCAATCACTAGAGGATAGGCAATATCCGATCGCTGAATAATCACCGTTGCTGTAATCGCCGCCCCGACAAGTAGGACAATTGCCGTCCAAACCGAGGGGTCAATCCCCCATCCATTCCAGCCAAAGTCATAGAGTACAATTGCCACATTCAGAATTGTGGCTACACTAATCCACGCCAAATAGATACTCACGGGAATGTGAATGTACCATTTCTCTTTCCGAGACACCCTGACAGAACCAATACCCAACCGCCAATACACTCGAATCAGTGGCAGTAAAATTCCCAGCATCGCCACCAGCGACAGCGCAAACTGGCGATACTGGAACAGAAATACCCAAACAATCTGGGCAACACTCGCCAGCACTAAACCATAGCCCATCTGACGCAGATAAGTATTTTGCCGCTGGTTAGGCAATACCTGATAGATCCCCAGACTAATCAAACCCAGATAAATGATTCCCCATATAGCAAAAGCATAGCTGGCTGGGATAATCTTAATTTCCCCAAAGAGAGTATTGGAGATTTCGCCGATTGTTAGTCCACCAATCGGCGCGATATTTGCCCAGACATTAATGCCAAAAGCGGCAAGGATCGCACTCAATGTGAGAACTTGCCGGAGGCGCTCTGAGTTTAAATAGGAATTGAGCCGTTTCATAGTCTCACCGAGTTCAAATCTCGGTTATGCTGAAGGTCACTTGAGTTTTTGCTTAATAAATGAAACGAGTTGTCCCATTTGTTTTTTCAACCCATCAACTTCTGACTGTAAATGTTCAATTTTTGCATTTAATGCTTGAACTTCGTCTGATGAAACACCAGGATCTTCACCCGCAGGGGCTTCTTCTTTGGGGGGCGGAGCCATAACGGGGCGTTTTTTCGCCTTCGCCATTGCTTCCTTAATCGCATCAACCAGTTGTTTCTTTTCAAAGGGCTTTTCGACGAAGGCAAAATACTTAAACGGCTCCGGTATCTTCTCCGTTACTTCTTCCTTACGACCTGACATTAATACTAAAGGAATGCTCTGGAGAGTACCATCACTTTGAATGTGTTGAAAAACATCCCAACCACTCATTTTAGGCAGCAGAAAATCTAACATAATTAGGTTGGGATGCTCCTGGCGGATCTGATTAAGACCTTCAATACCATCTTTGGCTTCTAACACTTCAAAGTTACCGGGCGGCAACATTTCTTTAACACGCATCCGGATGACTCTACTGTCATCAATAACTAATATTTTATGGCTTGCCACGACTGACTCCTTTGGAGAGATAAAAGAAAAACGTCTTCAGCCCAGGTAGACCAGACCCCATAACTCCACTCAGACAGACCTCACAGAGTCTGTTTTCGGGAAAACAACGGATGACTGACTGACACCTGTAACTCTTCTGCTGTTTGGAGATCGAACCCAAAAGCACTTATGTCCATGATTCTAGATTAATCTGCTTGGTTGGTTGAGAGCAAAACCCGGATCAAATCAGAGTCCGAGTAAAATGCTTTACCATTTGTATCGTACAGAGTAACACCGTTGCTGATAGCTCACCACAATTATTATGGATTTGCCGACTCAACCCAATCTGTCTGCTAAAAACCGTTGGCGAGAGGAAATTGCTGCCCTACCCAGTTGGTTACGACGCCCCATTGGTAACGCCAGTGAGATCTCCACGGTGCAGCGCATTGTGAAACAACGGCAAATTCACACGATCTGTGAAGAGGGGCGCTGTCCTAATCGCGGAGAGTGTTATGCCCATAAAACGGCGACCTTTTTGCTGATGGGTCCAACCTGTACCCGTGCTTGTGCATTTTGTCAAGTGGATAAGGGTCATTCTCCGATGCCCCTTGATCCCGAAGAACCCCAGAAAATTGCCGAATCGGTTCAGTTATTGGGATTGCGGTATGTGGTACTGACATCAGTGGCGCGAGATGATTTACCCGATCAGGGTGCGGGTTGGTTTGTTGCCACAATGGATGCCATCCGGCGACTGAATCCAGAGACCCAAATTGAGGTACTAACAGCAGATTTTTGGGGCGGGAGAGGTAAGGAGAATCAAACGCCAACCGAGTTGCAGCGTCAACGGGTGAAAACGGTGGTTCAGGCGCGTCCGGCTTGTTATAACCACAATATTGAAACCGTAAAACGATTGCAAGGACAAGTGCGCCGGGGTGCCCAATATGAGCGATCGCTGGATGTTCTCCGTATCGTCAAAGCCCTTGACCCGACAATTCCCACCAAGTCAGGATTAATGGTAGGACATGGTGAGACG
This genomic window from Coleofasciculus chthonoplastes PCC 7420 contains:
- the lipA gene encoding lipoyl synthase gives rise to the protein MDLPTQPNLSAKNRWREEIAALPSWLRRPIGNASEISTVQRIVKQRQIHTICEEGRCPNRGECYAHKTATFLLMGPTCTRACAFCQVDKGHSPMPLDPEEPQKIAESVQLLGLRYVVLTSVARDDLPDQGAGWFVATMDAIRRLNPETQIEVLTADFWGGRGKENQTPTELQRQRVKTVVQARPACYNHNIETVKRLQGQVRRGAQYERSLDVLRIVKALDPTIPTKSGLMVGHGETEAEVIEAMEDLRRAECDRLTLGQYMRPSLEHLRVQRYWTPEEFERLGAIAKDMGFTHVRSGPLVRSSYHAGE
- a CDS encoding CARDB domain-containing protein, with translation MASHDKSFSTSTELALMFGNFFGVAEADNLSIDTDSSGTATENFAQTPQANIVSGRQTSLEFTDNRTQQAESTTTPNLLAAQTPTSTINVNYNGFSTQAQAAFEYAVDIWENLIVSPVPIEVEANWIPLGTGTLGSAGANDYYSNFTNAAYADTWYPIALANSLAGFDLDTTAHDINANFNSNKSNWYFGTDGNTPAGKTDFVSVVLHELGHGLGFLGSMDYDSNTEQGSWWSQPLIYDHFTVNGSGQKLIDTFPNNSVALGAQLTSDNLFFNGSNAVAANGGTNPKLYAPSTWDSGSSYAHLDEAIYESGNSNALMTPQISTGEAHHDPGAVTLGIFEDLGWVINLADLWGWGFNVTPQALDAGDSFNIDFDITNTGSSAGAFDVSFYLSSNNYISTVDHLLGSTTINGLAGNSTRSFTTSLNLPSVNHSFWNGNGTYYIGMTVDSGSDVTEVYETNNSNVGFLFDYDYVAINNTQLADLSGSDFDITPQSLDAGDSFDIDFDITNTGSSAGAFDVSFYLSSNNYISTMDHLLYSGTINGLAGNSTGSFTTSLNLPGVNHSFWNGDGTYYIGMLVDSGADVTEVNETNNSNFGFLFDYDDVVINNTQLADLSGSDFDITPQSLDAGDSFDIDFDITNTGSSAGAFDVSFYLSSDNTISTTDHLLDSTTINGLAGNSTGSFITSLNLPDVNHSFWNGDGTYYIGMLVDSGADVTETNENNNSNVGFLFDYDDVVINNTQLADLSGSDFDVTSEPLDAGDSFDIDFDITNTGSSAGAFDVSFYLSSNNTISTVDHLLGSATINGLAGNSTGSFTTSLNLPGVNHSFWDLYGDDSYYIGMRVDSGADVTETNETNNSNVGFLFDYDDVVINNTQLADLSGSDFNVNPEPLDAGDSFNIDFDITNTGGSAGAFDVSFYLSSNNTISTVDHLLGSATINGLAGNSTGSFTTSLNLPGVNHSFWDLYGDDSYYIGMRVDSGADVTETNETNNSNVGFLFDYDDVAINNTQLADLSGVYFDVTSEPLDAGDSFDIDFDITNTGSSAGAFDVSFYLSSNNTISTTDHLLGSTTINGLAGNSTSSFVTSLSLPSVNHSFWDLYGDDTYYIGMKVDSGLDVTEVNETNNSNVGFLFDYDDVVINNTQLADLSGLYFDVAPEPLDAGDSFDIDFDITNTGSSAGAFDVSFYLSSNNTISTTDHLLGSATINGLAGNSTGSFITSLNLPGVNHSFWNGDGTYYIGMEVDSGLDVTEVNETNNSNVGFLFDYDDVVINNTQLADLSGLYFDVAPEPLDAGDSFDIDFDITNTGSSAGAFDVSFYLSSNNTISTTDHLLGSATINGLAGNSTGSFITSLNLPGVNHSFWNGDGTYYIGMEVDSGSDVTEVNETNNSNVGFLFDYDDVVINNTQLADLSGSDFDVNPEPLDAGDSFDIDFDITNTGSSAGAFDVSFYLSSNNTISTTDYLLGSTTINGLAGNSTGSFTTSLNLPGVNHSFWNLYGDDTYYIGMKVDSGLDVTEVNETNNSNVGFLFDYDDVAINNTQIANLSGLNFNVTPEPLNAGDSFDIDLMIENSGAAAAGVFDVSLYLSSDSNISNSDLLLDTISFTGLAANSSGTFTSNFILPEANDAFWSGDGSYYIGMMVDSGDDITETIETDNANVGLMLDKDNVVINNTKLADLVGVDFNLVQEPLAAGDNFDVNFEVQNLELFAAGAFDVSFYVSTDNTIDTADQFLGSTTINGLAGNSIGAYTTGLTLPGINDSTWNGDGIYYIGMIIDQDGTLPETDETNNSNNGLFVDYDNVLISDTELIGTDDDDTLFGTPGDDILSGLRDDDDLVGGDGDDTLFGDRGDDNLFGEAGNDMLFGDRGDDYLFGGTGNDIIYGDRGDDLLIGVELNLANPGLGEVDSLIGGFGADVFQLGDVFSAYYDDADGTTDGSTDYALITDFDINQDIIELHGSAADYQLATVSPSLPSGIGVFLQSSTPSGQDELIGIVQGESSLSLNDSYFSFV
- a CDS encoding response regulator; translated protein: MASHKILVIDDSRVIRMRVKEMLPPGNFEVLEAKDGIEGLNQIRQEHPNLIMLDFLLPKMSGWDVFQHIQSDGTLQSIPLVLMSGRKEEVTEKIPEPFKYFAFVEKPFEKKQLVDAIKEAMAKAKKRPVMAPPPKEEAPAGEDPGVSSDEVQALNAKIEHLQSEVDGLKKQMGQLVSFIKQKLK
- a CDS encoding tryptophan-rich sensory protein, encoding MKRLNSYLNSERLRQVLTLSAILAAFGINVWANIAPIGGLTIGEISNTLFGEIKIIPASYAFAIWGIIYLGLISLGIYQVLPNQRQNTYLRQMGYGLVLASVAQIVWVFLFQYRQFALSLVAMLGILLPLIRVYWRLGIGSVRVSRKEKWYIHIPVSIYLAWISVATILNVAIVLYDFGWNGWGIDPSVWTAIVLLVGAAITATVIIQRSDIAYPLVIAWAYGAIAVRHTDTLMISGVAGGFAIAFILFTGLKRYRD